CGGAGTTGACCACCGGGCGGCCGCCGATGAGTTCCAGGCCAGCCTGCAGCACGGGCGGTTCGGTGGAGTCGATGACGAGCGGGAGGGTGGAGGCCGACGCGAAACGCGAGACGACCTCTTTGATGTCAGCGACGCCGTCGCGCCCCACATAGTCGATGCAGACATCGAGCAGGTGCGCGCCGACGCGGATCTGCTCGCGGGCGATGTCCACGCAGTCGTCCCAGCGCTCTTCGAGCATGGCCTGGCGGAACGCCTTGGAGCCGTTGGCGTTGGTGCGCTCACCGATGGCGAGGTAGGAGGCGTCCTGGTCGAAGTTCACGTGCTGGTAGAGGGACGCGACGCCGGCTTCGCGCTCGGTGGGGACGCGGGCTGGGCCGGTGCCGGCTTTCGTCTCCCGGTTGCGGAAGGGCGCAAGGCGTTCGACGACGGCGGCCATGTGTTCCGGCGTCGTACCGCAGCAGCCGCCCACCAGGCCGAGGCCGAATTCGCGGACGAACTGCTCGTGTGCGGTGGCGAGTTCGGTGGGGGTGAGCGGGTAGTGCGCGCCGTTGGCGCCGAGGATGGGCAGGCCGGCGTTGGGCATGCAGGCGATGGCCACGGAGGACTGCTTGGAGAGGTGGCGCAGGTGCTCGCTCATCTCGTCCGGGCCGGTGGCGCAGTTCAGGCCGATGGCGTCGACGCCGAGCGGTTCCAGGGCGGTGAGCGCGGCGCCGATTTCGGAGCCCATGAGCATGGTTCCGGTGGTCTCGACCGTTACCTCGACGAAGATGGGGAGGCGGATGCCGCGGGTGACGATGGCCTGCTTGCAGCCGTTGACCGCGGCCTTGGTCTGCAGGAGGTCCTGGCTGGTTTCGATGAGGAAGGCGTCCGCGCCGCCGTCGATGAGGCCCTCGGCCTGGAGGGCGAAGGTCTGCTTGAGGTAGTCGTAGCTGGTGTGGCCGAGGCTGGGGAGCTTGGTGCCGGGGCCCATGGAGCCGAGGACCCAGCGCATGCGGCCGTCTGTTTCTTCCGCGGCCTCGGCGCGTTCGCGGGCGATCTTGGCGCCCTTGAGGGCCAGTTCTGCGATGCGGTCGTCAATGCCGTAGTCCGAGAGGTTGGACCAGTTGGCGCCGAAGGTGTTGGTTTCCACGGCGTCGATGCCGGTGGCGAAGTAGGCGTCGTGGATGTCCGCGAGGACGTCCGGGCGCGTGTCGTTGAGGATCTCGTTGCAGCCTTCGAGGCCCTGGAAGTCCTTCTCGAGCGAGAGGTCCCGGCCCTGCAGCATGGTGCCCATCGCGCCGTCGGCAATGACCACGGAGTGGTTCACGGCGTCCAGGAGCTCCTGCGAACGGGCAGGGCGGGGCACGGACTCAATATCAAGTGCAAAACGAGGCATCTAAACAGGTTACGGGCGACACGCCGAAACATTGCTTCGTATGTCAGTGTGCTACGACGGCGGGTGGGCTACCGGGTGTGGTTGGGCCGGACTGCGGCGTCGTTGCCTTTGGCGGCAAACGCCGCCCCTGCCCGGTCCGGTAACGCCGCGGCTCCGAATCCGTAGTAGACATCAGCAACGGAAGGCGGATATTGGGCGTTCGGCAGGAGCCCGCGGCGTGGCCGGCCACGCTGCGGCGGCACACCATTCCAACGGAGCTGGGCCTGTGTACCGTGCGTGTCCAAGATGGCTTCGGAAGCGGATCTCCAGCGGAGGTGTACCTGCACGGCGCCGCGGGATCCTGGACCACCTTTCGGCCGCTGCTTTCCGAAGCGTCGCCCCGCGACCGTGTCCTGATTGATCTGCCGGGCTGGGGCGAGTCCACCAGGGATGCCCGGCTGGAACACCTCAGCATCGAGACGATGGCGCGGGCAGTAGCCGACGTCCTGAACTCGCTCAACTACCGTCGTTGGAACCTCGTGGGCCACTCCATGGGAGGCTTCCTGGCTTTGCATATTGCCGCGGCGTGGCCGGAGCAAGCTGCCAGCGTCGCGGCCATTTCGCCCACGACATTCGGCGTGTCTGAGGCCGCCCGCGAGCCACTGCGCAGCGTCCCCCGATTCCCGGCTTTTGTGGGCATGATGCTGATCATGCGCTCGCTGGCGGCCGTGGGTCCAGCAGGGCCGGCACTGGTTCGTGTACTCGGTGCCACGCCCCTGATGGGACTGTTAATGGCGCCCTTCTTCGCAGATCCCCGGGCCATCTCCGCCGGGGTGATCCGTATGCTCGGCCGTGATGTCCGTCCGGGCTGCTTCTCCGCCGCTGCCAGGGCAGTGGCGCACTACGACTTTGACCAGTGGCGCGGCATCGGCTGTGCCGTGCTGGCCACGCGCGGGGAAAGTGACGTGTTCACATCACCGTCCGACTTGGACCGGCTGGCCGCCGTCATTCCAAATGTCCAGGCTGTGGCGATCCCCCGTTGCGGCCACTTCGCCAACGTCGAGCAGCCGGAAAAGGTGCGGCGGCTGCTCGAGGACCTGTGGTCACAGTGATCGAGCAGCCGCCAATCCAGGAAGGTCCAGCTCCGCGGTCTCCTAGAGGATCTCGCGCAGCACCTGGGGGTAGTTGGTGATGACCCCGTCGACGCCCCAGTTGATGGCGCGGCGCATGTCCTGGCCGCCGTTCACGGTCCAGGTGTATGTCTTCAGCCCGTAACGGTGGATCATTTCCACGGTGCCCTGAGTCATGTTGCCGAGGGCCGGGTTGGCGGCCTCCGCCCAGGTGGCGGCATCGGCGAGCTGCGCCTCGGACGGTGCGCCGCCGAAGAGCAGGCCCACGGGTACGTCCACCGCGAGCGTGTCGAAGGCGCGCAGCCACAGGTGGTTGAAGGACTGCATCATCAGCCGGCCGTGCCGCTGGGCGTAAATGAATTCGGGAAGGGCCTGCAGTTCCCTGTCAACATCGGTCTCGATGCCCGGGTAGAGCTCGGGTGACTTGACCTCCAGCAGCATGCCGGCCTTTTGGCCCACTGCCTGCGCCCACTCTGCAAGGGTCGGCACCCGCTGGCCGGCGAACTCGGGCGCGAACCATGAGCCGGCGTCGAGCTGCTTGATCTCGGCGAGGGTGAAGTCGCGGACGTTCCACGGCGCCCGGTCGGGGAAGACCTGCTCGACGTCGGTGGTGCGGGCCAGCGTGAGGTCGTGAACGACTACCAGGGCGCCGTCGGCGGTGCGATGGATGTCGTTCTCCA
The Arthrobacter sp. PGP41 genome window above contains:
- a CDS encoding alpha/beta fold hydrolase, giving the protein MRVQDGFGSGSPAEVYLHGAAGSWTTFRPLLSEASPRDRVLIDLPGWGESTRDARLEHLSIETMARAVADVLNSLNYRRWNLVGHSMGGFLALHIAAAWPEQAASVAAISPTTFGVSEAAREPLRSVPRFPAFVGMMLIMRSLAAVGPAGPALVRVLGATPLMGLLMAPFFADPRAISAGVIRMLGRDVRPGCFSAAARAVAHYDFDQWRGIGCAVLATRGESDVFTSPSDLDRLAAVIPNVQAVAIPRCGHFANVEQPEKVRRLLEDLWSQ
- a CDS encoding glycerophosphodiester phosphodiesterase, translated to MRRKERGLGIVTGLAVIATLSGLIAPAAQAAQSTFQDKANSGVQVIAHRGSSGAAPENTVAAVQLALKQGADVVENDIHRTADGALVVVHDLTLARTTDVEQVFPDRAPWNVRDFTLAEIKQLDAGSWFAPEFAGQRVPTLAEWAQAVGQKAGMLLEVKSPELYPGIETDVDRELQALPEFIYAQRHGRLMMQSFNHLWLRAFDTLAVDVPVGLLFGGAPSEAQLADAATWAEAANPALGNMTQGTVEMIHRYGLKTYTWTVNGGQDMRRAINWGVDGVITNYPQVLREIL